From Streptomonospora salina, the proteins below share one genomic window:
- a CDS encoding mannose-1-phosphate guanyltransferase: MKAVVMAGGEGTRLRPMTANQPKPLLPVVNRPIMEHVLRLLNRHGFDDTVVTVQFLATLIRNYFGDGEELGMNLHYVAEEVPLGTAGSVKNAEEYLRGEPFIVISGDALTDIDLTDMVRFHRENGAKVTIGLKRVENPLEFGIIIVDEQGRVQRFLEKPTWGQVFSDTVNTGIYIMEPEVLDEVAEGEVVDWSGDVFPKLLKDGEPIYGYIADGYWEDVGTHESYLRAQADVLSGKVDVEIDGFEVSPGVWMAEGAEVDSEAVLKGPLYIGDYAKVEAGAELREFSVLGSNAVVRSEAFLHRAVVHANVYIGASTNLRGCVIGKNTDVMSRARVEEGAIVGEECVVESEAYLSNEVKVYPFKTIEAGAVVNSNVIWESRGQRSLFGQRGVSGLINVEITPELAVRLASAFATTLKKGSVVTTSRDVSRAARALKRAVISALTASAIDVRDLEVVPLPAARFHTSQGGVAGGISLRTSPGDPQSVDIMFFDERGADLSPAAQRKLERVFARAEYRRAFPGEIAELSFPSRGVENYAHELLRTVDTSGIGEAGLKVVVDCAGGTGSLILPSLLGRIGVEVLTVNNKLDEDSPTDTLAKQMRDLQHLGELVSSSRADFGVRFDPVAERLSVVDETGRVVDNERALLVILDLIAAERQGGRIALPVTTTRVAGQVAGYHGARVQWTPTAVDELAKAAQAEDIVFASDGRGGYVVPEFSRTSDGIAAFVRLLGLVARTRMSFSEIDRRIPQSHLLRRSVPTPWAVKGSVMRAVVEAAEGREVDTTDGVRVVEPNGAWALILPDTSEAVTHLWSEGPDSDTAQRLVEEWARVVEQAEG; the protein is encoded by the coding sequence ATGAAGGCCGTAGTCATGGCCGGAGGGGAAGGAACCCGCCTCCGCCCGATGACCGCCAACCAGCCCAAGCCACTCCTGCCCGTCGTCAACCGGCCGATCATGGAGCACGTCCTGCGGCTGCTCAACCGGCACGGCTTCGACGACACCGTCGTGACCGTCCAGTTCCTGGCCACGCTGATCCGCAACTACTTCGGCGACGGCGAAGAACTCGGCATGAACCTCCACTATGTCGCCGAGGAGGTGCCCCTGGGCACAGCCGGAAGCGTCAAGAACGCCGAGGAGTACCTGCGCGGCGAGCCGTTCATCGTGATCTCCGGTGACGCGCTGACCGACATCGACCTGACCGACATGGTGCGTTTCCACCGCGAGAACGGCGCCAAGGTCACCATCGGGCTCAAGCGGGTCGAGAATCCGCTGGAGTTCGGCATCATCATCGTCGACGAACAGGGGCGGGTCCAGCGCTTCCTGGAGAAGCCCACCTGGGGGCAGGTCTTTTCCGACACCGTCAACACCGGTATCTACATCATGGAGCCCGAGGTCCTCGACGAGGTCGCCGAGGGCGAAGTGGTCGACTGGTCGGGCGACGTGTTCCCCAAACTGCTCAAGGACGGCGAGCCCATCTACGGGTATATCGCCGACGGCTACTGGGAGGACGTCGGTACCCACGAGAGCTACCTGCGCGCCCAGGCCGACGTGCTCTCCGGCAAGGTCGACGTCGAGATCGACGGCTTCGAGGTCTCGCCCGGGGTCTGGATGGCCGAAGGCGCCGAAGTCGATTCCGAGGCCGTGCTCAAGGGTCCGCTCTACATCGGCGACTACGCCAAGGTCGAGGCCGGAGCCGAGCTGCGCGAGTTCAGCGTCCTGGGCAGCAACGCCGTGGTGCGCTCGGAGGCGTTCCTGCACCGCGCCGTGGTGCACGCCAACGTCTACATCGGTGCCAGCACCAACCTGCGCGGCTGCGTCATCGGCAAGAACACCGACGTGATGTCGCGCGCCCGCGTGGAGGAGGGGGCGATCGTCGGCGAAGAGTGCGTCGTCGAGTCCGAGGCCTATCTCTCCAACGAGGTCAAGGTCTACCCCTTCAAGACCATCGAGGCCGGCGCGGTCGTCAACAGCAACGTCATCTGGGAGTCGCGCGGCCAGCGCTCCCTGTTCGGTCAACGCGGGGTCTCCGGGCTGATCAACGTCGAGATCACGCCCGAGCTCGCGGTGCGGCTGGCCAGCGCGTTCGCCACCACGCTGAAGAAGGGCTCGGTGGTGACCACCTCGCGCGACGTCTCCCGGGCGGCGCGCGCCCTCAAGCGGGCGGTCATCAGCGCACTCACCGCCAGCGCCATCGACGTGCGCGACCTGGAGGTGGTGCCGCTTCCGGCGGCCCGCTTCCACACCTCCCAGGGCGGCGTCGCCGGCGGCATCAGCCTGCGCACGTCGCCCGGCGACCCCCAGTCGGTGGACATCATGTTCTTCGACGAGCGCGGCGCCGACCTGTCCCCGGCGGCGCAGCGCAAGCTGGAGCGGGTGTTCGCCCGCGCGGAGTACCGCCGCGCGTTCCCCGGCGAGATCGCCGAGCTGTCCTTCCCGTCGCGCGGGGTGGAGAACTACGCCCACGAACTGTTGCGCACCGTGGACACCTCGGGGATCGGCGAGGCCGGGCTGAAGGTGGTGGTCGACTGCGCCGGCGGCACGGGATCGCTCATCCTGCCCTCGCTGCTGGGCCGGATCGGGGTCGAGGTCCTCACCGTCAACAACAAGCTCGACGAGGACTCGCCCACCGACACGCTCGCCAAGCAGATGCGCGACCTGCAGCACCTGGGCGAGCTGGTCTCCTCGTCGCGCGCCGATTTCGGGGTGCGCTTCGACCCGGTGGCCGAGCGCCTGTCGGTCGTCGACGAGACCGGCCGGGTGGTCGACAACGAGCGCGCGCTGCTGGTGATACTGGATCTGATCGCCGCCGAGCGCCAGGGCGGCCGGATCGCCCTGCCGGTGACCACCACGCGGGTGGCGGGCCAGGTCGCCGGTTACCACGGGGCCCGGGTGCAGTGGACCCCCACGGCCGTCGACGAACTCGCCAAGGCCGCCCAGGCCGAGGACATCGTGTTCGCCTCCGACGGCCGCGGCGGCTACGTGGTACCCGAGTTCTCCCGCACCAGCGACGGCATCGCCGCGTTCGTGCGGCTGCTGGGCCTGGTCGCGCGCACCCGCATGTCCTTCAGCGAGATCGACCGGCGCATCCCGCAGTCCCACCTGCTGCGCCGCTCGGTGCCCACCCCGTGGGCGGTCAAGGGCAGCGTGATGCGGGCGGTGGTCGAGGCCGCCGAAGGCCGCGAGGTCGACACCACCGACGGTGTGCGCGTGGTCGAACCCAACGGCGCCTGGGCGCTGATCCTGCCCGACACCTCCGAGGCGGTCACCCACCTCTGGTCCGAGGGTCCCGACTCCGACACCGCCCAGCGGCTGGTGGAGGAGTGGGCCCGGGTGGTCGAGCAGGCCGAAGGCTGA